A section of the Leminorella richardii genome encodes:
- a CDS encoding HlyD family secretion protein → MGLFRQEALQAEKQKWLGNVILSTPLSLRFFTFFICVVIATVILFCLLFSYTRKQTVTGQLVPDKGVIKVYSQQYGVVIEKKVNEGDTVSKGDALYVISGEREGTNTFGTQRTISEQIQARIDSLKDEIEKNQSQFTAEKSLLENYIRQLNGQIDALNKQITNQRRILGLVQRRQQQYQQIYQKEYISLEQYERVKEEVLQQQSALSSYEREKISTEKELAGRQSELDGLLLKFEKQQGQLVRSISSSQQELVESEAKREIVIQAPQSGTITAAVAQVGQYVEASKPMVSIIPDGSMLQVHLYAPSKAVGFIQEGAEVWLRYQPYPYQKFGQYSGRVVSVSKVTLTQNELQTSGLTNSDPSFYQVTVKPDSQTISVYGEKKTLQPGMELEADIVLDKRKLYEWVLEPLFSITQKASEGAH, encoded by the coding sequence ATGGGGCTTTTTCGCCAAGAGGCGCTTCAGGCAGAAAAGCAAAAATGGTTAGGGAATGTAATATTAAGTACGCCTTTATCTTTGCGTTTTTTTACCTTCTTTATCTGTGTCGTTATTGCGACTGTCATTCTATTTTGCCTTCTGTTTTCGTATACGCGGAAACAAACCGTCACGGGTCAACTCGTGCCGGATAAGGGCGTGATTAAAGTCTATAGCCAGCAGTATGGTGTCGTTATCGAAAAAAAAGTGAACGAGGGCGATACTGTTTCTAAAGGCGACGCGCTGTACGTCATTTCTGGTGAACGGGAAGGGACAAACACGTTTGGCACACAGAGGACGATAAGCGAACAGATACAGGCGCGAATTGACTCCCTTAAGGATGAAATAGAGAAAAATCAGTCTCAGTTTACAGCAGAAAAATCGCTGCTGGAGAACTACATTCGACAGCTAAATGGCCAGATTGACGCTTTGAATAAGCAAATAACTAACCAGCGGCGCATCTTGGGGCTGGTCCAGCGTCGTCAGCAGCAGTACCAGCAAATTTATCAAAAAGAGTATATCTCTCTGGAGCAATACGAACGGGTAAAAGAAGAAGTATTACAGCAGCAGAGCGCCTTGAGCAGCTATGAAAGGGAAAAGATCAGTACAGAAAAGGAGCTGGCCGGGCGACAGTCGGAATTAGATGGTCTGCTGTTGAAGTTTGAGAAACAGCAGGGGCAGCTTGTACGCAGCATCTCCAGCTCTCAGCAGGAGCTGGTAGAAAGCGAAGCCAAAAGAGAGATCGTCATTCAGGCTCCTCAGTCAGGAACGATCACCGCTGCCGTTGCGCAGGTAGGGCAGTATGTTGAAGCCAGTAAGCCTATGGTCAGCATTATTCCTGATGGCTCTATGCTGCAGGTTCATCTCTACGCACCGAGTAAAGCCGTTGGTTTTATTCAGGAGGGAGCCGAAGTTTGGCTTCGCTATCAGCCATATCCCTATCAGAAGTTTGGCCAATATTCTGGGCGAGTTGTGTCGGTATCAAAGGTCACGTTGACACAAAACGAGTTACAGACATCTGGGCTTACGAACAGCGATCCTTCGTTTTATCAAGTCACGGTTAAACCCGATAGCCAGACGATTTCCGTCTATGGCGAAAAGAAGACGCTTCAACCCGGCATGGAGCTTGAGGCAGACATCGTGCTGGATAAACGCAAACTTTACGAATGGGTGCTGGAACCTCTGTTTAGCATCACACAAAAGGCGAGCGAGGGAGCGCACTAA
- a CDS encoding response regulator transcription factor, with amino-acid sequence MDNEKVKTLIVDNNKFVCFAISEILKNTDFLDIVGSIHSTSGIVDVIKEQDIQLVLINIDLINNDKEKLVKEIQGENAATKLIGLASETSNLDIINSLEAPIDGIIDKTNDIESLTLVSRLVMNGFQCIPKSKLYHSKTSKTASLTNREREILQYITQGLSNKDIAEKLDISSKTVSVHRYNIMFKLEIKNSLDLFKLGRFAG; translated from the coding sequence ATGGATAATGAAAAAGTAAAGACACTGATAGTAGATAACAATAAATTTGTATGTTTTGCGATCAGTGAAATACTCAAAAATACAGATTTTCTAGATATTGTAGGGTCTATCCATTCCACATCCGGTATTGTTGACGTGATTAAGGAACAGGATATTCAGCTAGTGCTTATCAATATAGATTTAATAAATAATGATAAAGAAAAGCTCGTAAAAGAGATTCAAGGTGAGAATGCAGCGACCAAGCTTATTGGTCTAGCTTCAGAGACGTCAAATTTAGATATCATCAACTCTTTGGAAGCCCCCATCGATGGCATAATTGATAAAACAAATGACATCGAATCGCTGACTCTCGTCTCTAGGCTGGTAATGAATGGCTTTCAATGTATCCCTAAGTCTAAGCTTTACCATAGCAAAACCAGCAAAACAGCCTCGCTCACCAACCGGGAAAGAGAAATACTGCAATATATTACTCAGGGGTTATCGAATAAAGATATCGCGGAAAAACTGGACATCAGCAGTAAGACGGTGAGCGTTCATCGCTATAACATCATGTTCAAGCTAGAGATCAAAAATTCTTTAGATCTGTTCAAACTTGGGCGTTTTGCAGGATAA
- a CDS encoding TolC family outer membrane protein, with protein MTHYNKMMLCIGLAGFACLSAPLRAETLQNTLQTAINRSPTIKYHQGKVASAQSSIGEARSGWLPNVSVNTGNELSNTNKNNSNDDGKTYSVKVEQNLFDFGRTGDRVEYAEHSKSAEVHNAYDEAEVLSSKVAETYLNIIKFQQIIDITKKNKTEHINILRLAQARADGGVDSLGDVEQVEVRIKGLEADLSGYEAQLKAAEADFHILVGKRPSGLTDPDMTVIKAQLASHIRERITESPRIQAMRANKDAASAEYAYTSKSWMPALSVSVSQGKTTTYGDNDTLVMLNVNSNIFDGGGAIYRSRGAAQRVESARWNIEKSIEDLSTKVSQMYQEALSQERQINIYAERISHSLEVKSLYHEQYKVNRRSVLDLLNAEQELFQTMNNQINAEFNFKILLVRIFSELGQINSAFNIHVDFKEKTDGNLITDILGFDNSPSSVEFKEKPIENSQPTGLVKMAPTHSEVKVTQSPMGQTAQTVAIENSNNPRIEPNASQRKEIEDPLALLGISVIK; from the coding sequence GTGACTCACTATAATAAAATGATGCTGTGTATTGGACTGGCCGGGTTCGCATGTCTTTCTGCCCCATTACGCGCAGAGACGCTACAAAATACTTTACAGACAGCCATCAACCGCTCGCCAACGATAAAGTATCATCAGGGTAAGGTTGCTTCAGCACAGAGTTCGATTGGAGAAGCGCGAAGCGGTTGGCTTCCTAACGTTTCGGTGAATACTGGCAACGAGCTGAGCAATACCAATAAGAACAACAGCAACGACGATGGAAAAACCTACTCAGTAAAAGTTGAACAGAACCTGTTTGACTTCGGCCGCACCGGTGACAGAGTTGAATACGCCGAACACAGCAAGTCCGCAGAGGTTCATAACGCCTATGATGAAGCGGAGGTTTTATCTTCCAAAGTTGCGGAGACTTATCTCAATATTATTAAATTCCAACAAATTATCGATATTACTAAAAAGAACAAGACGGAGCATATCAACATATTGAGACTGGCTCAGGCCCGAGCCGACGGTGGTGTAGACAGCCTGGGAGACGTTGAACAGGTTGAAGTGCGCATTAAAGGTCTAGAAGCTGACCTCTCCGGCTATGAGGCGCAGCTTAAGGCTGCTGAAGCAGATTTCCATATTCTGGTTGGCAAGCGCCCTTCTGGCCTCACAGATCCAGACATGACAGTCATAAAGGCACAACTAGCCTCCCATATTCGAGAACGCATCACTGAATCACCTCGTATTCAGGCCATGCGAGCCAATAAGGACGCTGCGTCAGCTGAGTATGCCTATACCAGTAAAAGCTGGATGCCCGCACTCAGCGTTTCCGTTTCTCAGGGAAAAACGACCACCTACGGTGACAACGACACGCTAGTCATGCTCAACGTTAACAGCAATATTTTTGACGGCGGCGGCGCGATTTATCGGAGTCGAGGTGCTGCCCAGCGAGTAGAAAGCGCTCGCTGGAATATTGAAAAATCGATTGAAGACCTCTCCACTAAAGTATCACAAATGTATCAAGAGGCATTAAGCCAAGAGCGACAGATTAATATTTACGCCGAAAGGATAAGCCACTCTTTAGAAGTTAAAAGCCTTTATCATGAGCAATACAAAGTGAATCGCCGTTCAGTGCTTGATCTTCTTAATGCCGAGCAAGAGCTATTTCAAACGATGAACAACCAGATTAATGCCGAGTTTAACTTCAAGATCCTCCTTGTCAGAATTTTTTCTGAGCTTGGCCAGATAAACAGTGCATTTAATATACACGTTGACTTTAAGGAGAAGACTGACGGCAACCTTATCACCGACATTTTGGGATTTGACAACAGCCCCTCTTCTGTAGAATTCAAAGAAAAACCAATAGAAAATAGCCAACCCACTGGTTTAGTTAAAATGGCTCCCACTCATAGTGAGGTGAAGGTTACGCAAAGCCCGATGGGCCAAACAGCACAAACAGTTGCTATAGAAAACTCAAATAATCCACGCATAGAGCCCAATGCTTCGCAAAGAAAAGAGATCGAAGATCCTTTGGCTCTATTGGGAATAAGCGTTATAAAATAA
- a CDS encoding HlyD family type I secretion periplasmic adaptor subunit, translating to MTFFKKNNELTDVSDIQSGKNAKIIWIILSTCLLLLVWGYFAELDEVTNGQGTVITWNRSQIIQARDGGVIRELMVREGDLVEANQQLAILDSTRFEAGYNEVGAKVKALAVSIARLTAEIKGEKEQPDFIVFLRSYSSEANDKALNDEELLKEHKVLIDHEMSLLLSRRRSLDENVSGLQRSLKLTNNELALIRPLVAKGAVGQVEELRLRKEENDLKNRITEARNHYFEQAKEELVKKKNELDSIYFQLLQRKDQLASTVITSPVKGIVKDVQVTTVGGVLEPGGKLMEVVPSEDQLVIEVKINPRDIAFIHPNQKAIVKVSAYESSIYGTMDATVERISPDTIQDQVRREQYYYKVFVRTERSALETRDGKLHEIVPGMLATVDIKTGQKSVLDYLLKPLNKAKEALRER from the coding sequence ATGACATTCTTTAAGAAAAATAACGAGCTGACTGACGTTAGCGACATTCAGAGCGGCAAAAATGCAAAGATCATTTGGATTATTTTATCGACCTGTCTGCTTTTACTCGTCTGGGGCTATTTTGCCGAACTGGATGAAGTCACCAACGGCCAGGGAACCGTCATCACTTGGAATCGCTCTCAGATTATTCAGGCCAGAGACGGTGGCGTGATTCGTGAGCTGATGGTACGTGAAGGCGATCTCGTCGAGGCTAACCAACAGCTGGCTATTTTGGACTCGACGCGCTTTGAAGCTGGATATAACGAAGTCGGTGCCAAAGTAAAGGCGCTAGCGGTCAGCATCGCTCGCCTAACGGCAGAAATTAAGGGCGAAAAAGAGCAGCCGGACTTTATTGTCTTTTTGCGTAGCTACTCCAGCGAAGCCAACGACAAGGCGCTGAATGATGAAGAGCTGCTGAAAGAACACAAAGTGCTGATTGACCATGAAATGTCTTTGCTGCTATCGCGTCGCAGAAGCTTGGACGAGAACGTTTCTGGTCTACAAAGAAGCCTGAAGTTAACTAACAACGAGCTGGCGCTGATCCGCCCTCTGGTTGCCAAAGGCGCCGTTGGGCAGGTGGAAGAACTTCGATTAAGAAAAGAGGAAAACGATCTTAAAAACCGGATCACCGAAGCGCGTAACCACTATTTTGAACAGGCCAAAGAAGAACTGGTGAAGAAAAAGAACGAGTTGGACTCTATCTATTTCCAACTGCTACAGAGAAAAGACCAGTTGGCCAGCACCGTTATTACGTCACCAGTAAAGGGGATTGTTAAAGACGTTCAGGTCACGACGGTTGGCGGCGTTCTGGAACCTGGTGGAAAACTGATGGAGGTGGTTCCTTCTGAAGATCAGCTGGTGATTGAGGTCAAAATAAACCCTAGAGATATTGCATTTATTCATCCAAATCAAAAGGCTATCGTAAAAGTCAGCGCCTACGAATCCTCTATTTATGGAACGATGGATGCCACAGTAGAACGCATTTCTCCCGATACCATTCAGGATCAGGTTCGTCGTGAACAGTATTACTACAAAGTTTTCGTTCGCACCGAACGCTCTGCATTAGAAACTCGAGACGGCAAGCTGCATGAAATCGTTCCCGGCATGCTGGCAACCGTTGACATCAAAACAGGACAAAAAAGCGTTCTGGACTATCTACTAAAACCATTAAATAAAGCTAAAGAAGCCCTGAGGGAGAGATAA
- a CDS encoding type I secretion system permease/ATPase, producing the protein MGFSPWSECVTIIARDLGINVTSNNLQHIIQNGGSHEEIMKNTINYIGLNYKKTNEKLKNIPKLLFPVFVPLNNNQAVVVYSVNEDNTATLSFNISPDVKTQIDLEQLESMREGPVWLIFHKERVEDKRVDDFLKPYKENWLFKLVGKDARFYGQIALGALFGNILALSSALFSMQIYDRVIPAQSYHTLWVLFIGVMVALLMDMMLRLARSHLADAIGKKTDLFMSGMFFSRALRMKNDARPNSTGAFVAQLREIEHIRELLTSTTVVAMVDMPFILIFIGVIAFIGGPLAFAPLLAIPLIVIPGLIAQWPLARLSQQGIRESAIRNAMLVETVEGLEDIKIMQSEDRFLRTWNGCNSTTAQISLEQRHWSSLITNWCQFIQQLVYISVIAIGVYLVIENDITTGTLIACSILSSRTVAPLGQLAQVLTRWQHAKMAKTGLDEFLKKPLDQKPFSETLHTDVIKGQFSLKNVKYRFNPEAPIALDVASLEINSGEKVAILGSIGAGKSTLLRLISGIAETTEGELLLDGLVMKEISNSDVRRDIAYLPQSAQLFHGTIRENLIMGRPQTSAGKIVEALNIAGAASLLKTGQGLELSIAEGGRGLSGGQKQTLLLARTLLRDSPILLLDEPTANMDEALENHVVSALNEHIKDKTFVIVTHRHAPLRLVDRIIVMSQGGVVLDGPRDAVLQRLKANNSGN; encoded by the coding sequence ATGGGTTTTTCACCATGGAGTGAATGCGTGACAATTATTGCCCGAGATTTGGGTATCAACGTTACGTCAAACAATTTACAGCACATTATTCAAAATGGTGGAAGCCATGAAGAAATAATGAAAAATACCATTAATTACATTGGGTTGAATTATAAAAAAACGAACGAAAAATTAAAGAATATTCCAAAGCTTCTATTTCCCGTATTTGTACCATTAAATAATAATCAGGCCGTTGTTGTTTATAGTGTTAATGAAGATAATACAGCAACGCTCTCTTTTAATATTTCTCCTGATGTAAAAACACAGATTGATTTAGAGCAGCTTGAATCGATGCGGGAAGGCCCTGTCTGGCTCATTTTTCACAAAGAGCGCGTTGAAGATAAGCGTGTTGATGATTTTCTTAAGCCGTACAAAGAAAACTGGCTGTTTAAACTTGTAGGAAAAGATGCCCGTTTTTATGGGCAGATTGCGCTGGGCGCTCTGTTTGGCAACATTCTGGCACTCTCAAGCGCCCTATTTTCCATGCAGATTTACGATCGGGTAATTCCTGCTCAGTCCTACCATACGCTTTGGGTTCTCTTCATTGGCGTAATGGTTGCCCTGCTGATGGACATGATGCTTCGCCTTGCCCGTAGTCATCTTGCTGACGCGATCGGAAAAAAAACCGACCTCTTTATGTCCGGCATGTTCTTTTCCCGCGCGCTGCGTATGAAAAACGATGCGCGTCCTAACTCAACCGGTGCGTTTGTTGCCCAGCTTAGAGAAATTGAACATATCCGCGAACTGCTGACGTCCACAACGGTCGTCGCTATGGTTGATATGCCGTTTATTCTGATTTTTATTGGCGTGATCGCGTTTATCGGTGGCCCGCTGGCCTTCGCCCCTCTTCTGGCTATCCCTCTGATCGTTATCCCTGGGCTTATTGCCCAATGGCCTTTAGCCCGTCTGTCACAACAGGGGATCCGTGAAAGCGCCATTCGTAACGCCATGCTGGTGGAAACCGTTGAAGGTTTGGAAGATATTAAAATCATGCAGTCAGAGGATCGCTTTCTGCGAACCTGGAACGGCTGTAACTCAACTACCGCGCAAATCTCTTTGGAACAGCGACACTGGTCCAGTCTGATAACGAACTGGTGTCAGTTCATTCAACAGCTGGTTTATATCAGCGTTATTGCCATCGGCGTGTATTTGGTTATCGAAAATGACATTACAACAGGGACACTGATTGCCTGTTCTATTTTATCCAGCCGTACTGTTGCCCCTCTTGGCCAGCTGGCTCAAGTACTCACTCGCTGGCAACACGCCAAAATGGCAAAGACTGGGCTCGATGAATTCTTGAAAAAACCTCTGGATCAAAAGCCCTTTAGCGAAACGCTGCATACCGATGTGATAAAAGGGCAATTTAGCTTAAAGAACGTCAAGTACCGCTTTAATCCCGAAGCCCCTATCGCTCTAGACGTTGCCTCTCTGGAAATTAACTCTGGGGAAAAGGTCGCTATCCTGGGTTCTATCGGCGCAGGAAAATCCACTCTACTGCGCCTGATATCCGGCATAGCAGAAACGACGGAAGGCGAGCTGCTGCTTGACGGGTTAGTCATGAAGGAGATCAGCAATAGTGACGTTCGTCGCGATATTGCCTATCTGCCACAAAGCGCACAGCTTTTCCACGGAACTATTCGCGAAAACCTCATTATGGGCAGGCCACAGACCTCTGCCGGCAAGATCGTTGAAGCCCTAAATATCGCTGGCGCTGCCAGCCTGCTGAAAACGGGACAGGGGCTTGAACTCTCTATCGCTGAGGGGGGGCGCGGTCTCTCTGGAGGGCAAAAACAGACCCTTTTGTTAGCCAGAACCCTACTGCGCGACTCCCCTATTCTGCTTTTAGACGAGCCGACCGCCAATATGGATGAAGCGCTGGAAAATCACGTAGTCAGTGCTCTTAACGAGCACATTAAGGACAAGACCTTTGTCATTGTCACACATCGACACGCACCGCTAAGACTCGTAGACAGAATTATCGTTATGAGCCAGGGAGGCGTCGTTCTCGACGGACCGAGAGATGCTGTATTGCAGCGACTGAAGGCAAACAATAGCGGAAATTAA
- a CDS encoding Ig-like domain-containing protein, translating to MKLYVQQAGQAVQAVSLGSSTNINATPGTRLFIEGNNGAVSHMTRNGSGLIINTTDGKVIAVDNFFGPADQGISSLTIENAPESGLPEKQIVLGDERVYNDGAEVVAYTPEQLKDIISGWDYYDVRGEEVVASDDDNTGLFVALGLGAAGIAGLIAWAANDDDDDNKNRSSEPAPNPNPTDTTDATLLTLNRSNGSSLSGTSDAKNATVYIDVNSDGTYDFTATTDENGNWSFPSPLTIPDGATVTVWVLNSKGEKVQVTTVIDATAPDSESMTVSQDLTVISGKTEPGAKVKLDVDGDGKADYEVTADDTGSYKITLKAGETLNPGTSIISLTDDLNNTASITLPSSHKASVLGMSEDGQAMDLSSTTEITSPTLHGRGVPGSTVNLMDGDKKIGTAEVDQQGNWSIKVENLSAGNHSFDVQTVIGAKVTESGKDVSVTFEQKPYDMAIANSDIREIETDSTIDAPISITRSLPGGGYLVAYPEAEAAGSKYYDIKVKLFDADGNLTNTLTLGDKNVADGYSKESAQQFLANFDVSVSPTNGAITVLYAKNETAGSYTGHDVVYERFTAEGTPITNGPQLVSAHNDLGGANGILKEWLPDEVADKITGFLSSVVNPIADFLTGALKAIDFLNVLPDTDFKALIDGLVNTLPNHILSAIIGQGAMSSSIVQLEDGSIVFTGTHTREFLDLENVVDNLDVSGLVRDLCKSLGLSGIPIIGSLIDTVTELVLQWLVKPVESIVDFFLTLVDMDAFELGSHLYSYRYAEDANGNLVKVSTNIETPNDTNWGGFFTENGYITTNNGVFDKVVNYLFGTNPGSDTEGLAGAGIGNNQYAVVWQQGCKDWSLDKLLTSKPVDLRLSVVDFKTGKVIVDGATLNTNAPAGSTDVSPKIIALSDGTFLVSWVRATKGDGGDVMVQRFQMLNDKLHALGDASVINESTDGTQGLIPGSLTAAYDITVLENGNYVVTWATNVNGESHVMARVLDATGQPVSSELVVDKGVDDDGVCSLPSVTALADGGFAITWSEVSQGDSNLYSRTYGSDGTSRYEGEKGDVTKPGDFIEGNYQAAEGTAGNDVIDGRNGVTNVNAGDGDDRILVNSGKFTSIDGGNGFDTVVFQDEKGTTIDSGVLSKMSHIEQIDLNSTSALQLDVSYDDLIKLNDDKKLFINGTSEDKVDLDLASWTNVATANKGGVQYNLYVYDKDEDAQVWVQNSISVI from the coding sequence ATGAAATTATATGTACAACAAGCAGGGCAAGCTGTACAAGCCGTTTCGTTAGGCTCTTCAACGAATATTAACGCAACACCGGGAACGAGACTGTTTATCGAAGGAAATAACGGGGCCGTTTCTCATATGACTCGTAACGGCAGTGGCCTGATTATTAATACCACTGACGGTAAAGTCATCGCTGTTGATAACTTCTTTGGTCCCGCCGATCAGGGGATCAGCTCTCTGACTATCGAAAACGCTCCTGAATCAGGTTTGCCGGAAAAGCAAATCGTTCTGGGTGATGAGCGCGTTTACAATGACGGCGCTGAAGTGGTTGCCTATACGCCTGAGCAGCTGAAAGACATCATTTCAGGCTGGGACTACTACGACGTTCGCGGTGAAGAAGTTGTCGCAAGCGATGATGACAATACGGGTCTATTTGTTGCACTAGGCCTTGGTGCTGCCGGTATTGCAGGCCTTATTGCCTGGGCTGCAAACGACGACGATGACGACAATAAGAACCGTTCATCCGAACCGGCACCGAACCCTAATCCGACTGATACAACAGACGCAACACTGCTGACGCTGAATCGTTCTAACGGCTCTAGTCTGTCAGGCACCAGCGACGCCAAAAATGCCACTGTCTATATCGACGTGAATAGCGACGGCACGTACGACTTTACCGCCACAACGGATGAGAACGGCAACTGGAGTTTCCCCTCACCGCTGACCATTCCAGACGGTGCTACGGTGACTGTATGGGTACTGAACAGCAAAGGTGAAAAAGTTCAGGTGACTACCGTTATTGACGCAACAGCGCCAGATTCAGAAAGCATGACTGTCTCTCAAGATCTGACTGTCATCAGCGGCAAAACTGAACCGGGTGCTAAAGTTAAGCTAGACGTCGACGGTGACGGCAAAGCTGACTATGAAGTCACGGCCGACGATACCGGCAGCTATAAGATTACGCTGAAAGCTGGTGAAACGCTGAATCCTGGAACCAGCATCATCAGTCTGACTGACGATCTCAACAACACGGCCAGCATCACTCTACCCAGCTCACACAAAGCTTCCGTTCTGGGCATGAGCGAAGATGGTCAAGCGATGGATCTGTCTTCCACGACGGAAATCACCTCTCCGACCCTTCACGGTCGTGGCGTTCCAGGCTCGACGGTCAACCTGATGGATGGCGATAAGAAGATCGGTACCGCCGAAGTCGATCAGCAGGGTAACTGGTCTATTAAGGTTGAAAATCTGAGCGCGGGTAACCACAGCTTTGATGTTCAGACCGTGATCGGTGCCAAAGTGACTGAATCAGGCAAAGACGTCTCTGTCACGTTTGAACAAAAGCCTTACGACATGGCGATTGCCAATTCTGATATCCGTGAAATTGAAACCGACAGCACCATTGATGCGCCGATTTCTATCACGCGCTCCCTACCCGGCGGCGGCTATCTCGTTGCCTATCCAGAAGCAGAAGCTGCTGGTTCAAAATACTACGACATTAAAGTCAAGCTGTTTGATGCCGATGGTAACCTGACCAACACGCTAACGCTGGGTGATAAGAACGTAGCCGACGGCTACAGCAAAGAAAGCGCGCAGCAGTTCCTGGCGAACTTTGACGTGTCTGTTTCTCCGACTAACGGCGCTATCACTGTTCTGTACGCGAAAAATGAAACTGCCGGCAGCTATACTGGTCACGACGTCGTTTATGAGCGCTTTACTGCTGAAGGTACGCCAATCACTAACGGTCCTCAGCTGGTTTCTGCACATAACGATCTTGGCGGTGCAAACGGTATTCTGAAAGAGTGGCTCCCGGACGAAGTCGCTGACAAGATCACTGGATTCCTGTCTAGCGTCGTTAACCCTATTGCTGACTTCCTGACCGGCGCGCTGAAAGCCATCGACTTCCTGAACGTGCTTCCGGATACCGACTTCAAAGCGCTAATTGACGGTCTGGTCAACACCCTGCCTAACCATATCCTGTCTGCCATTATCGGCCAGGGCGCGATGAGCAGCTCTATCGTTCAGCTTGAAGACGGCAGCATTGTCTTCACTGGTACCCACACTCGTGAGTTCTTGGATCTTGAAAACGTCGTAGACAATCTGGACGTTTCTGGTCTGGTTCGCGATCTGTGTAAATCACTGGGTCTGTCCGGTATTCCAATCATCGGCTCTCTGATCGATACCGTCACCGAACTGGTACTGCAGTGGCTCGTTAAGCCGGTTGAGTCTATCGTAGACTTCTTCCTGACGCTGGTTGACATGGACGCGTTTGAGCTGGGTTCACATCTGTACAGCTACCGCTATGCAGAAGATGCGAACGGTAACCTGGTCAAGGTTAGCACCAACATCGAAACGCCAAATGACACCAACTGGGGCGGTTTCTTCACAGAAAACGGCTATATCACCACCAATAACGGTGTATTCGATAAAGTTGTTAACTATCTGTTTGGTACCAACCCTGGCAGTGATACCGAAGGTCTTGCCGGTGCCGGTATCGGCAACAATCAGTACGCAGTTGTTTGGCAACAGGGCTGCAAAGACTGGTCTCTTGACAAGCTGTTAACCAGCAAGCCTGTAGATCTGCGTCTGTCTGTTGTTGACTTCAAAACGGGCAAAGTCATTGTTGACGGCGCTACGCTGAACACCAATGCGCCAGCCGGCTCTACTGACGTTTCACCGAAGATCATTGCTTTGTCTGACGGCACCTTTCTGGTTTCCTGGGTTCGTGCAACTAAGGGCGACGGTGGCGACGTGATGGTTCAGCGCTTCCAGATGCTGAATGACAAGCTGCACGCCTTAGGCGATGCAAGCGTCATTAACGAATCAACGGATGGAACTCAGGGTCTGATACCGGGTTCACTAACCGCTGCTTACGACATCACTGTGTTGGAAAACGGTAACTATGTGGTGACTTGGGCAACGAACGTCAACGGCGAATCTCACGTTATGGCTCGCGTACTTGACGCTACTGGCCAGCCGGTCTCTTCGGAGCTGGTGGTTGATAAGGGCGTTGATGACGACGGCGTATGCTCGCTGCCTTCTGTGACAGCACTGGCTGACGGCGGCTTCGCTATCACCTGGTCTGAAGTTTCTCAAGGCGATAGCAACCTGTACAGCCGCACTTACGGCAGCGACGGTACGTCTCGCTATGAAGGCGAGAAAGGCGATGTGACCAAGCCAGGCGACTTCATTGAAGGAAACTATCAGGCTGCAGAAGGCACTGCCGGTAACGACGTCATTGACGGTCGTAACGGTGTGACTAACGTGAACGCTGGCGACGGTGACGATCGCATTCTGGTTAACTCTGGTAAGTTTACCTCTATCGACGGCGGCAACGGCTTCGATACCGTAGTCTTCCAGGATGAGAAAGGCACGACTATCGATTCTGGCGTATTAAGCAAGATGAGCCATATCGAGCAAATCGATCTGAACTCAACGTCAGCGCTTCAGCTGGACGTCAGCTATGACGATCTGATCAAGCTGAACGACGATAAGAAGCTGTTCATCAACGGCACGTCTGAAGACAAGGTTGATCTTGACCTTGCCAGCTGGACTAACGTTGCTACCGCTAACAAAGGCGGTGTTCAGTACAATCTGTATGTCTACGATAAAGACGAAGACGCACAGGTTTGGGTACAGAACAGCATCAGCGTAATCTAA